Genomic segment of Saccharomyces cerevisiae S288C chromosome XV, complete sequence:
AAGGACTCTTATAGAATAACTTTGGTACCTTCTTCTGATGGTATATCAGTATGTGGAAAACTTTTTAATCGCGAGTATGTCCGCGGCTTTTACTTTGCATGCAAGGCTCAGTTCGATAACCTTTGGGGAGAGTTGAACAACTGCTTTTATATGCCTACAGTGGTTGATATTGCCAGCCTCATTTTGCGTAATCGAGAAGTTTTGTTCAGAGAGCCAAAGCGAGGAATTGACGAGTATCTGGAAAAcgattcttttcttcaaatgataCCTGTTAAATATCGTGAAATTGTGCTGCCCAAGTTGAGAAGAGATACTAACAAAATGACCGCGGctcttaaaaataaagtcaCTGTTGCAATTGACGAGCTTACGGTGCCACTTATGTGGATGGTCCATTTTGCCGTAGGATACCCTTACCGTTATCCAGAGCTTCAGCTACTCGCTTTTGCCGGTCCTCAGCGCAACGTATACGTCGATGATACAACAAGACGCATCCAACTGTACACTGATTACAACAAGAACGGTTCATCGGAGCCTCGACTTAAGACGCTTGACGGACTCACTTCAGATTACgtgttttattttgtcaCTGTGCTAAGGCAAATGCAAATATGTGCGCTTGGTAACAGTTATGACGCTTTTAATCATGATCCTTGGATGGATGTGGTGGGATTTGAGGATCCAGATCAAGTAACAAATCGAGACATTTCGAGGATAGTTTTGTATTCCTACATGTTTCTGAATACCGCGAAGGGCTGTCTGGTTGAATACGCAACTTTTCGGCAGTACATGAGGGAACTTCCGAAGAATGCACCTCAGAAGCTGAATTTTCGGGAGATGCGTCAGGGGTTGATTGCCCTAGGACGGCACTGCGTAGGTAGCAGATTTGAAACAGATTTGTACGAGTCGGCGACGAGTGAACTCATGGCCAATCATTCCGTTCAAACAGGGCGAAATATTTACGGTGTGGATTCCTTTTCGTTAACTAGTGTCAGTGGGACGACCGCCACTTTATTGCAGGAACGAGCTTCCGAGCGCTGGATTCAATGGTTAGGCCTTGAAAGCGACTACCATTGTTCATTCTCTAGTACTCGGAATGCGGAAGACGTAGTGGCAGGTGAGGCGGCGAGTTCAGATcatgatcaaaaaatttcaagagtaACGCGAAAAAGGCCCCGAGAGCCCAAGAGTACAAACGATATCCTCGTCGCAGGCCAGAAACTCTTTGGCAGCTCCTTTGAATTCAGGGACTTGCATCAGTTGCGCTTATGTCATGAAATATACATGGCAGACACACCCTCTGTGGCAGTACAGGCCCCACCGGGCTATGGTAAGACGGAGTTATTTCATCTCCCCTTGATAGCACTGGCGTCTAAGGGCGACGTGAAATATGTGTCGTTTCTGTTTGTACCGTACACAGTGTTGCTTGCTAATTGCATGATCAGGTTGAGCCGATGCGGTTGCTTGAATGTGGCCCCTgtaagaaactttattgaagaaggttgCGATGGCGTTACTGATTTATACGTGGGGATCTACGATGATCTTGCTAGCACTAATTTCACAGACAGGATAGCTGCGTGGGAGAATATTGTTGAGTGCACCTTTAGGACCAACAACGTAAAATTGGGTTACCTCATTGTAGATGAGTTTCACAACTTTGAAACGGAGGTCTACCGGCAGTCGCAATTTGGGGGCATAACTaaccttgattttgacGCTTTTGAGAAAGCAATCTTTTTGAGCGGCACAGCACCTGAGGCTGTAGCTGATGCTGCGTTGCAGCGTATTGGGCTTACGGGACTGGCCAAGAAGTCGATGGACATCAACGAGCTCAAACGGTCGGAAGATCTCAGCAGAGGTCTATCCAGCTATCCAACACGGATGTTTAATCTAATCAAGGAGAAATCCGAGGTGCCTTTAGGGCatgttcataaaatttggaagaaagtgGAATCACAGCCCGAAGAAGCACTGAAGCTTCTTTTAGccctctttgaaattgaaccaGAGTCGAAGGCCATTGTAGTTGCAAGCACAACCAACgaagtggaagaattgGCCTGCTCTTGGAGAAAGTATTTTAGGGTGGTATGGATACACGGGAAGCTGGGTGCTGCAGAAAAGGTGTCTCGCACAAAGGAGTTTGTCACTGACGGTAGCATGCGAGTTCTCATCGGAACGAAATTAGTGACTGAAGGAATTGACATTAAGcaattgatgatggtgatcatgcttgataatagacttaatattattgagcTCATTCAAGGCGTAGGGAGACTAAGAGATGGGGGCCTCTGTTATCTATTatctagaaaaaacagTTGGGCGGCAAGGAATCGTAAGGGTGAATTACCACCGATTAAGGAAGGCTGTATAACCGAACAGGTACGCGAGTTCTATGGacttgaatcaaagaaaggaaaaaagggccAGCATGTTGGATGCTGTGGCTCCAGGACAGACCTGTCTGCTGACACAGTGGAACTGATAGAAAGAATGGACAGATTGGCTGAAAAACAGGCGACAGCTTCCATGTCGATCATTGCGTTACCGTCTAGCTTCCAGGAGAGCAATAGCAGTGACAGGTGCAGAAAGTATTGCAGCAGTGATGAGGACAGCGACACGTGCATTCATGGTAGTGCTAATGCCAGTACCAATGCGactaccaactccagcactaatgctactaccactgccagcaccaacgtcaggactagtgctactaccactgccagcatcaacgtcaggactagtgcgattaccactgaaagtaccaactccagcactaatgctactaccactgccagcaccaacgtcaggactagtgctactaccactgccagcatcaacgtcaggactagtgcgactaccactgaaagtaccaactccaacactagtgctactaccaccgaaagtaccgactccaacactagtgctactaccaccgaaagtaccgactccaacactagtgctactaccactgctagcaccaactccagcactaatgccactaccactgctagcaccaactccagcactaatgccactaccactgaaagtaccaacgCTAGTGCCAAGGAGGACGccaataaagatggcaaTGCTGAGGATAATAGATTCCATCCAGTCACCGACATTAACAAAGAGTCGTATAAGCGGAAAGGGAGTCAAATGGTTTTGCtagagagaaagaaactgaaagcACAATTTCCCAATACTTCCGAGAATATGAATGTCTTACAGTTTCTTGGATTTCGGTCTGACGAAATTAAAcatcttttcctctatGGTATTGACGTATACTTCTGCCCAGAGGGAGTATTCACACAATACGGATTATGCAAGGGCTGTCAAAAGATGTTCGAGCTCTGTGTCTGTTGGGCTGGCCAGAAAGTATCGTATCGGAGGATGGCTTGGGAAGCACTAGCTGTGGAGAGAATGCTGCGAAATGACgaggaatacaaagaatacTTGGAAGACATCGAGCCATATCATGGGGACCCTGTAggatatttgaaatattttagcGTAAAAAGGGGAGAGATCTACTCTCAGATACAGAGAAATTATGCTTGGTACCTGGCCATtactagaagaagagaaacaattagTGTATTGGATTCGACAAGAGGCAAGCAAGGGAGCCAAGTTTTCCGCATGTCTGGAAGGCAGATCAAAGAGTT
This window contains:
- the YRF1-8 gene encoding Y' element ATP-dependent helicase protein 1 copy 8 (One of several telomeric Y' element-encoded DNA helicases; known as Y'-Help1 (Y'-HELicase Protein 1)), which gives rise to MKVSDRRKFEKANFDEFESALNNKNDLVHCPSITLFESIPTEVRSFYEDEKSGLIKVVKFRTGAMDRKRSFEKIVISVMVGKNVQKFLTFVEDEPDFQGGPIPSKYLIPKKINLMVYTLFQVHTLKFNRKDYDTLSLFYLNRGYYNELSFRVLERCHEIASARPNDSSTMRTFTDFVSGAPIVRSLQKSTIRKYGYNLAPYMFLLLHVDELSIFSAYQASLPGEKKVDTERLKRDLCPRKPIEIKYFSQICNDMMNKKDRLGDILHIILRACALNFGAGPRGGAGDEEDRSITNEEPIIPSVDEHGLKVCKLRSPNTPRRLRKTLDAVKALLVSSCACTARDLDIFDDTNGVAMWKWIKILYHEVAQETTLKDSYRITLVPSSDGISVCGKLFNREYVRGFYFACKAQFDNLWGELNNCFYMPTVVDIASLILRNREVLFREPKRGIDEYLENDSFLQMIPVKYREIVLPKLRRDTNKMTAALKNKVTVAIDELTVPLMWMVHFAVGYPYRYPELQLLAFAGPQRNVYVDDTTRRIQLYTDYNKNGSSEPRLKTLDGLTSDYVFYFVTVLRQMQICALGNSYDAFNHDPWMDVVGFEDPDQVTNRDISRIVLYSYMFLNTAKGCLVEYATFRQYMRELPKNAPQKLNFREMRQGLIALGRHCVGSRFETDLYESATSELMANHSVQTGRNIYGVDSFSLTSVSGTTATLLQERASERWIQWLGLESDYHCSFSSTRNAEDVVAGEAASSDHDQKISRVTRKRPREPKSTNDILVAGQKLFGSSFEFRDLHQLRLCHEIYMADTPSVAVQAPPGYGKTELFHLPLIALASKGDVKYVSFLFVPYTVLLANCMIRLSRCGCLNVAPVRNFIEEGCDGVTDLYVGIYDDLASTNFTDRIAAWENIVECTFRTNNVKLGYLIVDEFHNFETEVYRQSQFGGITNLDFDAFEKAIFLSGTAPEAVADAALQRIGLTGLAKKSMDINELKRSEDLSRGLSSYPTRMFNLIKEKSEVPLGHVHKIWKKVESQPEEALKLLLALFEIEPESKAIVVASTTNEVEELACSWRKYFRVVWIHGKLGAAEKVSRTKEFVTDGSMRVLIGTKLVTEGIDIKQLMMVIMLDNRLNIIELIQGVGRLRDGGLCYLLSRKNSWAARNRKGELPPIKEGCITEQVREFYGLESKKGKKGQHVGCCGSRTDLSADTVELIERMDRLAEKQATASMSIIALPSSFQESNSSDRCRKYCSSDEDSDTCIHGSANASTNATTNSSTNATTTASTNVRTSATTTASINVRTSAITTESTNSSTNATTTASTNVRTSATTTASINVRTSATTTESTNSNTSATTTESTDSNTSATTTESTDSNTSATTTASTNSSTNATTTASTNSSTNATTTESTNASAKEDANKDGNAEDNRFHPVTDINKESYKRKGSQMVLLERKKLKAQFPNTSENMNVLQFLGFRSDEIKHLFLYGIDVYFCPEGVFTQYGLCKGCQKMFELCVCWAGQKVSYRRMAWEALAVERMLRNDEEYKEYLEDIEPYHGDPVGYLKYFSVKRGEIYSQIQRNYAWYLAITRRRETISVLDSTRGKQGSQVFRMSGRQIKELYYKVWSNLRESKTEVLQYFLNWDEKKCREEWEAKDDTVFVEALEKVGVFQRLRSMTSAGLQGPQYVKLQFSRHHRQLRSRYELSLGMHLRDQLALGVTPSKVPHWTAFLSMLIGLFYNKTFRQKLEYLLEQISEVWLLPHWLDLANVEVLAADNTRVPLYMLMVAVHKELDSDDVPDGRFDIILLCRDSSREVGE